Proteins encoded together in one Ictidomys tridecemlineatus isolate mIctTri1 chromosome 3, mIctTri1.hap1, whole genome shotgun sequence window:
- the Mon1a gene encoding vacuolar fusion protein MON1 homolog A isoform X3 gives MFVHARSYEDLTESEDGAASGDSPKEGAGGPPSLPTDMRQISQDFSELSTQLTGVARDLQEEMLPGSSEDWLEPPGATGRPDMEPSREGTTEGDEEDATEAWRLHQKHVFVLSEAGKPVYSRYGSEEALSSTMGVMVALVSFLEADKNAIRSIHADGYKVVFVRRSPLVLVAVARTRQSAQELAQELLYIYYQILSLLTGAQLSHIFQQKQNYDLRRLLSGSERITDNLLQLMARDPSFLMGAARCLPLAATVRDAVSASLQQARARSLVFSILVARNQLVALVRRKDQFLHPIDLHLLFNLISSSSSFREGEAWTPVCLPKFNAAGFFHAHISYLEPDTDLCLLLVSTDREDFFAVSDCRRRFQERLRKRGAHLALREALRTPYYSVAQVGIPDLRHFLYKSKSSGLFTSPEIEAPYTSEEEQERLLGLYQYLHSRAHNASRPLKTIYYTGPNENLLAWVTGAFELYMCYSPLGTKASAVSAIHKLMRWIRKEEDRLFILTPLTY, from the exons ATGTTTGTTCATGCCCGTTCCTATGAGGACCTAACTGAGTCAGAGGATGGGGCAGCTTCTGGGGACAGTCCCAAGGAGGGTGCTGGGGGTCCTCCATCACTGCCTACAGATATGCGCCAGATCAGCCAGGACTTTAGTGAGCTAAGCACCCAGCTGACAGGTGTGGCTCGAGACCTACAAGAGGAGATGCTGCCAGGAAGCTCTGAGGACTGGCTGGAACCCCCAGGGGCAACTGGGAGACCAGACATGGAGCCTTCAAGGGAGGGCACAACAGAGGGGGATGAAGAAGACGCTACGGAGGCATGGCGCCTGCACCAGAAGCATGTCTTTGTCCTGAGTGAGGCAGGGAAACCCGTGTACTCTCGCTATGGCTCTGAGGAGGCGCTTTCCAGCACAATGGGTGTCATGGTGGCACTAGTATCCTTTCTGGAGGCAGACAAGAATGCCATCCGCTCCATCCATGCAG ATGGCTACAAGGTGGTATTTGTGCGCCGGAGCCCACTGGTGCTGGTGGCAGTGGCACGAACGCGGCAGTCGGCACAGGAGCTGGCACAAGAATTGCTCTACATCTATTACCAAATTCTGAGCCTTCTTACTGGGGCACAGTTGAGCCACATCTTCCAGCAGAAGCAGAACTACGACCTGCGGCGCCTGCTTTCAGGCTCCGAGCGCATCACCGACAATCTGCTACAGCTAATGGCTAGAGACCCCAGCTTCCTAATGGGGGCGGCGCGGTGCCTGCCCCTGGCCGCCACGGTTCGAGATGCAGTGAGTGCCAGCCTGCAACAGGCACGTGCTCGCAGCCTTGTCTTCTCCATCCTAGTGGCCCGCAACCAGCTGGTGGCGCTCGTGCGCCGCAAGGACCAATTCCTGCACCCCATCGACCTGCACCTGCTCTTCAATCTCATAAGTTCCTCCTCGTCCTTCCGTGAGGGTGAGGCCTGGACGCCGGTATGCCTGCCCAAATTCAATGCAGCTGGCTTCTTCCACGCACACATCTCTTACCTAGAGCCTGACACCGACCTCTGCCTGCTACTTGTCTCCACCGACCGCGAGGACTTTTTTGCTGTCTCTGACTGCCGCCGCCGCTTCCAGGAGCGCCTTCGCAAACGCGGAGCTCACCTTGCGCTTCGGGAGGCACTGCGCACACCCTACTACAGCGTTGCCCAAGTGGGCATCCCTGATTTGCGTCACTTCCTCTATAAATCAAAGAGCTCAGGACTCTTCACCAG TCCTGAGATTGAGGCCCCATACACCAGTGAAGAGGAACAGGAGCGGTTGCTGGGCCTCTACCAGTACCTGCACAGTCGTGCCCACAATGCCTCCCGCCCACTCAAGACCATCTACTACACAGGCCCCAACGAGAACCTCCTAGCCTGG GTGACAGGCGCCTTTGAGCTCTACATGTGCTACAGCCCTCTGGGGACTAAGGCATCAGCTGTCAGTGCCATCCATAAGTTGATGCGCTGGATCCGTAAAGAGGAAGACCGCCTCTTCATCCTCACACCCCTCACCTACTGA
- the Mon1a gene encoding vacuolar fusion protein MON1 homolog A isoform X2, with translation MAADMQRKKSSECPDGTLAPSDGQSVERAESPTPGLAQGMEPGAGQEGAMFVHARSYEDLTESEDGAASGDSPKEGAGGPPSLPTDMRQISQDFSELSTQLTGVARDLQEEMLPGSSEDWLEPPGATGRPDMEPSREGTTEGDEEDATEAWRLHQKHVFVLSEAGKPVYSRYGSEEALSSTMGVMVALVSFLEADKNAIRSIHADGYKVVFVRRSPLVLVAVARTRQSAQELAQELLYIYYQILSLLTGAQLSHIFQQKQNYDLRRLLSGSERITDNLLQLMARDPSFLMGAARCLPLAATVRDAVSASLQQARARSLVFSILVARNQLVALVRRKDQFLHPIDLHLLFNLISSSSSFREGEAWTPVCLPKFNAAGFFHAHISYLEPDTDLCLLLVSTDREDFFAVSDCRRRFQERLRKRGAHLALREALRTPYYSVAQVGIPDLRHFLYKSKSSGLFTSPEIEAPYTSEEEQERLLGLYQYLHSRAHNASRPLKTIYYTGPNENLLAWVTGAFELYMCYSPLGTKASAVSAIHKLMRWIRKEEDRLFILTPLTY, from the exons ATGGCTGCTGATATGCAGAGGAAGAAAAGTAGTGAATGCCCTGATGGCACATTGGCTCCTTCTGATGGACAGAGtgtggagagagcagagagtCCCACACCTGGACTGGCCCAGGGAATGGAACCAG GTGCCGGGCAGGAGGGTGCCATGTTTGTTCATGCCCGTTCCTATGAGGACCTAACTGAGTCAGAGGATGGGGCAGCTTCTGGGGACAGTCCCAAGGAGGGTGCTGGGGGTCCTCCATCACTGCCTACAGATATGCGCCAGATCAGCCAGGACTTTAGTGAGCTAAGCACCCAGCTGACAGGTGTGGCTCGAGACCTACAAGAGGAGATGCTGCCAGGAAGCTCTGAGGACTGGCTGGAACCCCCAGGGGCAACTGGGAGACCAGACATGGAGCCTTCAAGGGAGGGCACAACAGAGGGGGATGAAGAAGACGCTACGGAGGCATGGCGCCTGCACCAGAAGCATGTCTTTGTCCTGAGTGAGGCAGGGAAACCCGTGTACTCTCGCTATGGCTCTGAGGAGGCGCTTTCCAGCACAATGGGTGTCATGGTGGCACTAGTATCCTTTCTGGAGGCAGACAAGAATGCCATCCGCTCCATCCATGCAG ATGGCTACAAGGTGGTATTTGTGCGCCGGAGCCCACTGGTGCTGGTGGCAGTGGCACGAACGCGGCAGTCGGCACAGGAGCTGGCACAAGAATTGCTCTACATCTATTACCAAATTCTGAGCCTTCTTACTGGGGCACAGTTGAGCCACATCTTCCAGCAGAAGCAGAACTACGACCTGCGGCGCCTGCTTTCAGGCTCCGAGCGCATCACCGACAATCTGCTACAGCTAATGGCTAGAGACCCCAGCTTCCTAATGGGGGCGGCGCGGTGCCTGCCCCTGGCCGCCACGGTTCGAGATGCAGTGAGTGCCAGCCTGCAACAGGCACGTGCTCGCAGCCTTGTCTTCTCCATCCTAGTGGCCCGCAACCAGCTGGTGGCGCTCGTGCGCCGCAAGGACCAATTCCTGCACCCCATCGACCTGCACCTGCTCTTCAATCTCATAAGTTCCTCCTCGTCCTTCCGTGAGGGTGAGGCCTGGACGCCGGTATGCCTGCCCAAATTCAATGCAGCTGGCTTCTTCCACGCACACATCTCTTACCTAGAGCCTGACACCGACCTCTGCCTGCTACTTGTCTCCACCGACCGCGAGGACTTTTTTGCTGTCTCTGACTGCCGCCGCCGCTTCCAGGAGCGCCTTCGCAAACGCGGAGCTCACCTTGCGCTTCGGGAGGCACTGCGCACACCCTACTACAGCGTTGCCCAAGTGGGCATCCCTGATTTGCGTCACTTCCTCTATAAATCAAAGAGCTCAGGACTCTTCACCAG TCCTGAGATTGAGGCCCCATACACCAGTGAAGAGGAACAGGAGCGGTTGCTGGGCCTCTACCAGTACCTGCACAGTCGTGCCCACAATGCCTCCCGCCCACTCAAGACCATCTACTACACAGGCCCCAACGAGAACCTCCTAGCCTGG GTGACAGGCGCCTTTGAGCTCTACATGTGCTACAGCCCTCTGGGGACTAAGGCATCAGCTGTCAGTGCCATCCATAAGTTGATGCGCTGGATCCGTAAAGAGGAAGACCGCCTCTTCATCCTCACACCCCTCACCTACTGA
- the Mon1a gene encoding vacuolar fusion protein MON1 homolog A isoform X4: protein MFMAEHGGKNMKKAQRMAADMQRKKSSECPDGTLAPSDGQSVERAESPTPGLAQGMEPDGYKVVFVRRSPLVLVAVARTRQSAQELAQELLYIYYQILSLLTGAQLSHIFQQKQNYDLRRLLSGSERITDNLLQLMARDPSFLMGAARCLPLAATVRDAVSASLQQARARSLVFSILVARNQLVALVRRKDQFLHPIDLHLLFNLISSSSSFREGEAWTPVCLPKFNAAGFFHAHISYLEPDTDLCLLLVSTDREDFFAVSDCRRRFQERLRKRGAHLALREALRTPYYSVAQVGIPDLRHFLYKSKSSGLFTSPEIEAPYTSEEEQERLLGLYQYLHSRAHNASRPLKTIYYTGPNENLLAWVTGAFELYMCYSPLGTKASAVSAIHKLMRWIRKEEDRLFILTPLTY from the exons atgttCATGGCAGAACATGGAGGCAAAAATATGAAG AAAGCCCAAAGGATGGCTGCTGATATGCAGAGGAAGAAAAGTAGTGAATGCCCTGATGGCACATTGGCTCCTTCTGATGGACAGAGtgtggagagagcagagagtCCCACACCTGGACTGGCCCAGGGAATGGAACCAG ATGGCTACAAGGTGGTATTTGTGCGCCGGAGCCCACTGGTGCTGGTGGCAGTGGCACGAACGCGGCAGTCGGCACAGGAGCTGGCACAAGAATTGCTCTACATCTATTACCAAATTCTGAGCCTTCTTACTGGGGCACAGTTGAGCCACATCTTCCAGCAGAAGCAGAACTACGACCTGCGGCGCCTGCTTTCAGGCTCCGAGCGCATCACCGACAATCTGCTACAGCTAATGGCTAGAGACCCCAGCTTCCTAATGGGGGCGGCGCGGTGCCTGCCCCTGGCCGCCACGGTTCGAGATGCAGTGAGTGCCAGCCTGCAACAGGCACGTGCTCGCAGCCTTGTCTTCTCCATCCTAGTGGCCCGCAACCAGCTGGTGGCGCTCGTGCGCCGCAAGGACCAATTCCTGCACCCCATCGACCTGCACCTGCTCTTCAATCTCATAAGTTCCTCCTCGTCCTTCCGTGAGGGTGAGGCCTGGACGCCGGTATGCCTGCCCAAATTCAATGCAGCTGGCTTCTTCCACGCACACATCTCTTACCTAGAGCCTGACACCGACCTCTGCCTGCTACTTGTCTCCACCGACCGCGAGGACTTTTTTGCTGTCTCTGACTGCCGCCGCCGCTTCCAGGAGCGCCTTCGCAAACGCGGAGCTCACCTTGCGCTTCGGGAGGCACTGCGCACACCCTACTACAGCGTTGCCCAAGTGGGCATCCCTGATTTGCGTCACTTCCTCTATAAATCAAAGAGCTCAGGACTCTTCACCAG TCCTGAGATTGAGGCCCCATACACCAGTGAAGAGGAACAGGAGCGGTTGCTGGGCCTCTACCAGTACCTGCACAGTCGTGCCCACAATGCCTCCCGCCCACTCAAGACCATCTACTACACAGGCCCCAACGAGAACCTCCTAGCCTGG GTGACAGGCGCCTTTGAGCTCTACATGTGCTACAGCCCTCTGGGGACTAAGGCATCAGCTGTCAGTGCCATCCATAAGTTGATGCGCTGGATCCGTAAAGAGGAAGACCGCCTCTTCATCCTCACACCCCTCACCTACTGA
- the Mon1a gene encoding vacuolar fusion protein MON1 homolog A isoform X1: MFMAEHGGKNMKKAQRMAADMQRKKSSECPDGTLAPSDGQSVERAESPTPGLAQGMEPGAGQEGAMFVHARSYEDLTESEDGAASGDSPKEGAGGPPSLPTDMRQISQDFSELSTQLTGVARDLQEEMLPGSSEDWLEPPGATGRPDMEPSREGTTEGDEEDATEAWRLHQKHVFVLSEAGKPVYSRYGSEEALSSTMGVMVALVSFLEADKNAIRSIHADGYKVVFVRRSPLVLVAVARTRQSAQELAQELLYIYYQILSLLTGAQLSHIFQQKQNYDLRRLLSGSERITDNLLQLMARDPSFLMGAARCLPLAATVRDAVSASLQQARARSLVFSILVARNQLVALVRRKDQFLHPIDLHLLFNLISSSSSFREGEAWTPVCLPKFNAAGFFHAHISYLEPDTDLCLLLVSTDREDFFAVSDCRRRFQERLRKRGAHLALREALRTPYYSVAQVGIPDLRHFLYKSKSSGLFTSPEIEAPYTSEEEQERLLGLYQYLHSRAHNASRPLKTIYYTGPNENLLAWVTGAFELYMCYSPLGTKASAVSAIHKLMRWIRKEEDRLFILTPLTY, translated from the exons atgttCATGGCAGAACATGGAGGCAAAAATATGAAG AAAGCCCAAAGGATGGCTGCTGATATGCAGAGGAAGAAAAGTAGTGAATGCCCTGATGGCACATTGGCTCCTTCTGATGGACAGAGtgtggagagagcagagagtCCCACACCTGGACTGGCCCAGGGAATGGAACCAG GTGCCGGGCAGGAGGGTGCCATGTTTGTTCATGCCCGTTCCTATGAGGACCTAACTGAGTCAGAGGATGGGGCAGCTTCTGGGGACAGTCCCAAGGAGGGTGCTGGGGGTCCTCCATCACTGCCTACAGATATGCGCCAGATCAGCCAGGACTTTAGTGAGCTAAGCACCCAGCTGACAGGTGTGGCTCGAGACCTACAAGAGGAGATGCTGCCAGGAAGCTCTGAGGACTGGCTGGAACCCCCAGGGGCAACTGGGAGACCAGACATGGAGCCTTCAAGGGAGGGCACAACAGAGGGGGATGAAGAAGACGCTACGGAGGCATGGCGCCTGCACCAGAAGCATGTCTTTGTCCTGAGTGAGGCAGGGAAACCCGTGTACTCTCGCTATGGCTCTGAGGAGGCGCTTTCCAGCACAATGGGTGTCATGGTGGCACTAGTATCCTTTCTGGAGGCAGACAAGAATGCCATCCGCTCCATCCATGCAG ATGGCTACAAGGTGGTATTTGTGCGCCGGAGCCCACTGGTGCTGGTGGCAGTGGCACGAACGCGGCAGTCGGCACAGGAGCTGGCACAAGAATTGCTCTACATCTATTACCAAATTCTGAGCCTTCTTACTGGGGCACAGTTGAGCCACATCTTCCAGCAGAAGCAGAACTACGACCTGCGGCGCCTGCTTTCAGGCTCCGAGCGCATCACCGACAATCTGCTACAGCTAATGGCTAGAGACCCCAGCTTCCTAATGGGGGCGGCGCGGTGCCTGCCCCTGGCCGCCACGGTTCGAGATGCAGTGAGTGCCAGCCTGCAACAGGCACGTGCTCGCAGCCTTGTCTTCTCCATCCTAGTGGCCCGCAACCAGCTGGTGGCGCTCGTGCGCCGCAAGGACCAATTCCTGCACCCCATCGACCTGCACCTGCTCTTCAATCTCATAAGTTCCTCCTCGTCCTTCCGTGAGGGTGAGGCCTGGACGCCGGTATGCCTGCCCAAATTCAATGCAGCTGGCTTCTTCCACGCACACATCTCTTACCTAGAGCCTGACACCGACCTCTGCCTGCTACTTGTCTCCACCGACCGCGAGGACTTTTTTGCTGTCTCTGACTGCCGCCGCCGCTTCCAGGAGCGCCTTCGCAAACGCGGAGCTCACCTTGCGCTTCGGGAGGCACTGCGCACACCCTACTACAGCGTTGCCCAAGTGGGCATCCCTGATTTGCGTCACTTCCTCTATAAATCAAAGAGCTCAGGACTCTTCACCAG TCCTGAGATTGAGGCCCCATACACCAGTGAAGAGGAACAGGAGCGGTTGCTGGGCCTCTACCAGTACCTGCACAGTCGTGCCCACAATGCCTCCCGCCCACTCAAGACCATCTACTACACAGGCCCCAACGAGAACCTCCTAGCCTGG GTGACAGGCGCCTTTGAGCTCTACATGTGCTACAGCCCTCTGGGGACTAAGGCATCAGCTGTCAGTGCCATCCATAAGTTGATGCGCTGGATCCGTAAAGAGGAAGACCGCCTCTTCATCCTCACACCCCTCACCTACTGA